One Phocoena phocoena chromosome 5, mPhoPho1.1, whole genome shotgun sequence genomic region harbors:
- the LOC136123166 gene encoding LOW QUALITY PROTEIN: UDP-glucuronosyltransferase 2B4-like (The sequence of the model RefSeq protein was modified relative to this genomic sequence to represent the inferred CDS: substituted 1 base at 1 genomic stop codon), with translation MNKMSVKWLSLLLLLQLTCYFSSGSYGKVLARPMKYSHWMNMKTILDELVMTGHKVTVLTTSASILIDPNKPSAIKFETFPMSLTKDNLKHNIKHLVEKWTYLAKNSLWTYFSXLRSLFWELSDMLMNICKDVVSNKKLMTKLHESRFDAVLADAVGPCGELLAEVLKVSLVYSLRSSPGYSAEKYSGRLPFPPSYVPATFSELSDHVTFTDRVKNMIYALYFDFWFQTFNENKWNQFYSEVLGRPTTLLKTMGTAEMWLIRTYWDFEFPLPLLPNFEFVGGLHCKPAKPLPKESDSISKKGG, from the exons ATGAACAAGATGTCTGTGAAATGGCTCTCACTTCTGCTGCTACTACAGCTGACTTGCTACTTTAGCTCTGGAAGTTATGGAAAGGTGCTGGCACGACCAATGAAATACAGTCATTGGATGAATATGAAGACAATCCTGGATGAACTTGTCATGACGGGTCATAAGGTGACTGTTCTGACAACTTCAGCTTCCATTCTTATTGATCCCAACAAACCATCTGCTATTAAGTTTGAGACTTTCCCTATGTCTTTAACTAAAGATAATTTGAAGCATAACATCAAGCATTTGGTAGAGAAATGGACATATCTGGCAAAAAATTCATTGTGGACATATTTTTCATAATTGAGAAGTTTATTTTGGGAACTTTCTGATATGCTTATGAATATCTGTAAAGATGTTGTTTCAAACAAGAAGCTGATGACAAAACTACATGAATCAAGGTTTGATGCTGTTCTTGCAGATGCTGTTGGACCCTGTGGTGAGCTGCTGGCTGAGGTACTTAAAGTATCTTTAGTATACAGTCTCCGCTCCTCTCCTGGCTATTCAGCTGAAAAGTATAGTGGAAGGCTTCCATTCCCACCATCCTATGTACCTGCTACGTTTTCAGAATTAAGTGATCACGTGACATTCACGGACAGGGTCAAAAATATGATATATGCACTTTATTTTGACTTTTGGTTCCAGACATTTAATGAGAATAAATGGAATCAGTTTTACAGTGAAGTACTAG GAAGACCGACTACATTATTAAAGACAATGGGGACAGCTGAAATGTGGCTCATTCGAACATACTGGGATTTTGAATTTCCTCTCCCACTGCTACCAAATTTTGAATTTGTTGGAGGCCTCCACTGCAAACCAGCCAAACCCCTGCCTAAG GAAAGTGATAGCATTAGTAAGAAGGGAGGTTAA